Proteins encoded in a region of the Photobacterium angustum genome:
- the pmbA gene encoding metalloprotease PmbA yields the protein MDVREQVAQQRVELEAAVAKALEVAGKQADAAEVAINKTTGISVSTRMCDVENVEFNSDGALGITVYRGNRKGSASTSDLSESAIAQTVAAALDIANYTSEDPFAGPGPKELMARDIPDLDLFHPDEPEPDRAAAIAIAAEEAALAYDPRIKQSDGASYDSHYGVRVYGNSHGMLASYASSRHSISCCVIAEGKNGEMERDYSYTTSRLASEMWTPERVGRHAAERTVGRVDAQKLTTREAPVMFAADIATGLFGHLVMGISGANLYRKSSFLVDKLGEQIFPEWLGISERPHILRGMASTPFDSEGLATYDREIITDGVLQTYLLTSYAARKMNMQPTGHAGGIHNWMVKSTGESFEQMLKKMDRGLLVTELMGQGVNIVTGDYSRGAAGFWVENGQIQYPVSEITIAGNLKDMMQNIVAIGNDTETRSQILTGSMLLDSMKIAGE from the coding sequence ATGGACGTAAGAGAACAGGTAGCCCAGCAGCGTGTTGAACTGGAAGCTGCGGTTGCGAAAGCACTGGAAGTCGCTGGTAAACAAGCGGATGCCGCCGAAGTAGCCATTAACAAAACAACAGGGATCAGTGTCTCTACACGTATGTGTGATGTTGAGAATGTTGAATTTAATAGTGATGGCGCATTAGGGATCACTGTTTATCGCGGAAATCGCAAAGGCAGCGCATCAACTTCTGATTTAAGTGAATCAGCAATTGCTCAGACAGTAGCAGCCGCACTTGATATTGCTAATTACACTTCGGAAGATCCTTTTGCAGGGCCTGGACCGAAAGAGTTAATGGCACGTGATATTCCTGATTTGGATTTATTCCACCCAGATGAGCCAGAACCCGATCGCGCAGCCGCGATTGCTATTGCTGCAGAAGAAGCCGCATTAGCTTATGATCCTCGAATTAAACAAAGTGATGGCGCAAGCTATGATAGCCATTACGGTGTCCGTGTTTATGGAAACAGCCACGGCATGTTGGCAAGTTATGCCTCAAGTCGTCACAGCATCAGTTGTTGTGTGATAGCTGAAGGTAAAAATGGTGAGATGGAGCGAGATTACAGCTACACCACTTCACGTTTAGCCTCTGAGATGTGGACACCAGAGCGTGTTGGTCGCCATGCAGCCGAGCGTACTGTGGGACGTGTTGATGCGCAGAAACTGACGACCCGTGAAGCACCTGTAATGTTTGCTGCTGATATTGCCACAGGCTTGTTTGGTCACTTAGTGATGGGGATCAGTGGTGCTAATCTGTACCGTAAATCTTCTTTCTTGGTTGATAAGTTAGGTGAGCAAATTTTCCCTGAGTGGTTAGGTATTAGCGAGCGTCCACATATTTTACGTGGTATGGCGAGTACCCCGTTTGATAGCGAAGGTTTAGCCACTTATGACCGTGAAATCATTACCGACGGTGTGCTACAAACTTACTTATTGACCAGCTACGCTGCCCGTAAAATGAATATGCAACCAACAGGTCATGCGGGTGGTATTCATAACTGGATGGTGAAATCGACCGGTGAGTCTTTTGAGCAAATGCTGAAGAAGATGGATCGAGGTTTATTGGTCACAGAGCTAATGGGTCAAGGCGTGAATATCGTAACGGGTGATTACTCGCGTGGTGCCGCGGGATTCTGGGTTGAGAATGGTCAAATTCAATATCCAGTGTCTGAAATTACGATTGCGGGTAATTTAAAAGATATGATGCAGAATATCGTTGCTATTGGTAATGATACTGAAACTCGCAGTCAGATCTTAACTGGCTCGATGTTATTAGATTCAATGAAGATTGCTGGTGAGTAA
- the hpf gene encoding ribosome hibernation promoting factor codes for MQINITGHHVDVTDSLREYVTTKFEKLERFFDKINNVQVILNVEKLQQIAEATLHINSGEIHAKADSENMYAAIDELTDKLVRQLNKHKDKLNSH; via the coding sequence ATGCAAATCAATATTACAGGGCACCATGTTGATGTAACCGATTCTCTTCGTGAATATGTCACGACCAAGTTTGAAAAACTTGAGCGCTTCTTCGATAAAATAAACAATGTCCAAGTTATTCTTAATGTTGAAAAGCTCCAACAGATAGCTGAAGCTACGCTACACATTAACTCAGGGGAAATCCACGCAAAAGCGGATTCTGAAAATATGTATGCTGCGATTGATGAATTGACTGATAAACTCGTCCGTCAATTAAACAAACACAAAGATAAGCTCAACAGCCACTAA
- the yjgA gene encoding ribosome biogenesis factor YjgA, producing MSRKNKKAPWDEEEEIIWVSKSEMKRDMDALQKIGEELVELTPNALAKMPLDDEMMDAIKDAQRFNKEARRRQLQYIGKQMRFIDIEPIQAALDKLRNKHSQHTVALKKLELKRDKLIENGDSMINAILVDHPDADRQHLRQLVRQATKEKSQEKPGKAYREIFQYLKSLYLED from the coding sequence ATGAGCCGTAAAAACAAGAAAGCCCCTTGGGATGAAGAAGAAGAAATCATCTGGGTAAGTAAATCCGAGATGAAACGCGACATGGATGCGCTACAAAAAATTGGTGAGGAGTTAGTTGAATTAACACCTAATGCACTTGCTAAGATGCCTCTTGATGACGAAATGATGGATGCAATTAAAGACGCTCAGCGCTTTAATAAAGAAGCACGTCGCCGTCAACTTCAATATATCGGTAAGCAAATGCGCTTTATCGACATTGAACCAATCCAAGCGGCATTAGATAAATTACGTAATAAGCACTCTCAGCATACCGTTGCGCTGAAAAAGCTTGAGCTAAAGCGTGATAAGTTAATCGAAAATGGCGATAGCATGATCAATGCTATCTTAGTCGATCACCCAGATGCTGATCGCCAACATTTACGCCAGCTTGTTCGCCAAGCAACAAAAGAAAAATCACAAGAGAAGCCAGGTAAGGCTTACCGTGAAATTTTCCAATATTTAAAATCTTTATATCTAGAAGACTAA
- a CDS encoding HPr family phosphocarrier protein, producing the protein MTVQRELFIKNRLGLHARAAIKLVELAQSFTAVITVSNADVSATADSVMGLLMLDSAQGQKIMVSAEGSDEVSALNAISALIEAGFDEEN; encoded by the coding sequence ATGACTGTCCAACGCGAATTATTTATTAAAAACCGACTCGGCTTACACGCACGCGCGGCAATTAAACTGGTTGAACTAGCACAAAGCTTTACCGCAGTGATCACCGTGAGTAATGCTGATGTATCAGCTACCGCAGATAGTGTCATGGGGCTTTTAATGCTTGATTCCGCGCAAGGACAAAAAATCATGGTAAGTGCTGAAGGTTCAGACGAAGTATCAGCACTTAACGCTATTTCCGCTTTAATTGAAGCCGGATTTGATGAAGAAAATTAA
- a CDS encoding KpsF/GutQ family sugar-phosphate isomerase produces MSRSFDFSSHGKKVLDIEIQALQNISRYIDDSFNKACQLVLDCQGKVIVMGMGKSGHIGRKLAATLASTGTPAFFVHPGEASHGDLGMIKQEDVVIAISNSGEASEILALLPVIKRLGIPMISMTGKPTSSMAKMAVINLQITVEKEACPLNLAPTSSTTATLVMGDALAISVMEARGFTADDFALSHPGGALGRKLLMRIADVMHTGKMLPIIEETASIKDALLEISKKGLGMTAIVNNKQQLSGIFTDGDLRRLLDNHVDIHNTSIGDVMSCNPQTISPQLLAAEGLKIMEDRKINGLLVTENAQLVGALNMHDLLKAGVM; encoded by the coding sequence ATGTCTCGCTCCTTTGACTTTAGTAGTCATGGCAAAAAAGTGCTGGATATTGAAATTCAAGCACTACAAAACATCAGCCGATATATTGATGATAGCTTTAACAAAGCCTGTCAGCTGGTACTCGATTGCCAAGGTAAAGTCATTGTGATGGGAATGGGTAAATCGGGCCATATTGGTAGAAAGCTAGCAGCAACACTTGCGAGTACCGGTACACCTGCCTTTTTCGTTCATCCTGGTGAAGCAAGCCATGGCGATTTAGGTATGATCAAACAAGAAGATGTTGTGATCGCAATTTCTAACTCTGGCGAAGCATCTGAAATTTTAGCGTTATTGCCTGTCATTAAACGATTGGGTATTCCCATGATCAGCATGACTGGCAAACCGACGTCCAGTATGGCAAAAATGGCAGTGATAAACTTGCAGATCACTGTAGAAAAAGAAGCTTGCCCCTTAAACCTTGCGCCAACCTCAAGTACGACAGCAACACTTGTGATGGGTGATGCATTAGCGATCTCAGTTATGGAAGCGCGTGGATTTACGGCTGATGATTTTGCTTTGTCTCATCCAGGAGGAGCACTTGGACGAAAATTATTAATGCGTATCGCGGATGTCATGCATACCGGTAAAATGCTGCCTATTATTGAAGAAACAGCCAGCATTAAAGATGCCTTGCTAGAAATATCAAAAAAAGGCTTAGGCATGACAGCTATCGTTAATAATAAGCAACAGCTTAGCGGGATATTTACCGATGGCGATCTACGCCGTTTACTCGATAACCATGTTGATATCCACAATACGAGTATCGGTGATGTGATGTCTTGTAACCCGCAGACCATTTCCCCTCAACTGCTCGCAGCTGAAGGGTTAAAGATAATGGAAGATCGTAAAATAAATGGGTTGCTTGTGACTGAAAACGCTCAACTGGTTGGTGCATTAAACATGCATGATTTATTAAAAGCAGGCGTGATGTAG
- the rapZ gene encoding RNase adapter RapZ, with the protein MMLMVVSGRSGSGKSVALRVLEDLGYYCVDNLPVTLLPQFVKDIAHTEQDIAVSIDVRNMPQQPGEIQRILKSLENDVDVNVVFLDADDKELVKRYSETRRLHPLSRQNMTLEQAITSESAILGDLKEHADLVIDTTNKSIHDLSETVRARVLGREAKELILVFESFGFKHGLPSDADYVFDVRFLPNPHWVPELKPQTGLDQGVKDFLSSQSEVNQLNYQIRNFIESWLPMLEKNNRSYVTVAIGCTGGQHRSVYIAQSLADYFEHQGQQVQVRHRTLEEKQ; encoded by the coding sequence ATGATGTTAATGGTTGTAAGTGGCCGTTCTGGTTCAGGAAAATCTGTCGCCTTACGTGTGCTTGAAGATCTCGGCTATTACTGTGTCGATAATCTACCTGTTACTCTACTGCCGCAATTTGTCAAAGACATTGCCCATACTGAGCAAGATATAGCAGTCAGTATTGATGTACGTAACATGCCTCAACAGCCAGGTGAAATACAGCGTATTCTCAAATCACTTGAGAACGATGTTGATGTTAACGTTGTTTTTCTCGATGCTGATGATAAAGAGCTAGTTAAACGTTATAGCGAAACTCGTCGCTTACATCCTTTATCTCGGCAAAATATGACACTAGAACAAGCGATTACCTCTGAAAGTGCCATATTAGGTGATTTAAAAGAGCACGCTGATTTAGTTATCGATACAACGAATAAATCCATTCATGATTTAAGTGAAACCGTTCGTGCTCGCGTATTAGGTCGAGAAGCAAAAGAGCTGATTCTTGTTTTTGAATCATTTGGCTTTAAGCATGGTTTACCTTCAGATGCCGATTATGTATTTGATGTTCGCTTTTTACCCAACCCTCATTGGGTCCCTGAACTCAAACCCCAAACAGGGCTTGATCAAGGGGTAAAAGATTTTCTTTCCAGCCAAAGTGAAGTGAATCAACTTAATTACCAAATTCGTAATTTCATCGAAAGTTGGCTGCCAATGCTTGAAAAAAACAACCGTAGCTATGTCACGGTAGCCATTGGTTGTACTGGCGGCCAACATCGTTCTGTCTATATTGCGCAATCTCTTGCTGACTACTTTGAGCATCAAGGTCAACAAGTCCAAGTTCGTCACCGCACATTAGAAGAAAAACAATGA
- the lptA gene encoding lipopolysaccharide transport periplasmic protein LptA — protein MNRLKTSALLCLLCVSTSSWALKSDTKQPINISSNSQELDVQNNIATFTGDVRLRQGTIDIHADKVVVTRPNSNAKEQTIIAYGKPATFHQIMDDGKPIDGEALKMRYDTKTEFLKMTDHAVLIQDGSEIKGNVITYKIDEQRLVAKSGDKQRVTTVIQPNQLNNNKK, from the coding sequence ATGAACCGACTGAAAACTAGTGCTCTACTATGCTTATTATGTGTTAGCACATCGTCTTGGGCATTAAAAAGTGATACTAAACAACCTATTAATATCAGCTCTAATAGCCAAGAACTTGATGTACAAAATAACATTGCAACCTTTACTGGTGATGTAAGATTACGTCAGGGCACGATTGATATTCATGCTGATAAAGTTGTTGTAACGCGCCCAAATAGCAATGCCAAAGAGCAAACGATTATTGCTTATGGTAAGCCTGCCACCTTCCATCAAATTATGGATGATGGTAAGCCTATTGATGGCGAAGCATTAAAAATGCGCTATGACACAAAAACAGAATTTTTGAAAATGACGGATCACGCAGTCTTGATTCAAGATGGTAGCGAAATCAAAGGTAATGTCATCACTTATAAGATTGATGAACAACGTTTGGTTGCAAAAAGTGGCGATAAACAACGCGTAACTACCGTCATCCAACCAAATCAATTGAACAATAACAAGAAATAA
- a CDS encoding calcium/sodium antiporter: MLEAIVLLCVGLVLLVWSADRLVYGAAALAKNFGVAPLVIGMTILAMGSSAPEMMVSATAALAGKTDTAVGNVLGSNIANIALILGITAMLKPLSIGSTIIRRELPLMLGVTVIAGLLLWDNYLGRMEGAFLAVLFVLFLLAMLKISKSSKNDPLAEEQEAEIPTGVKNSSAIIWVFIGLGLLLYSSDMVVESAVVIAKHYGMSDLVIGLTIIAVGTSLPELAASIASIYKGEDDMAVGNIIGSNVFNILAVMGIPGLLNPSVLSPLAMGRDFYVMLGLSVLLLLMALGKRRRINRVEGGILVLCFIAYQAYLFLNISA; the protein is encoded by the coding sequence ATGCTCGAAGCCATTGTATTGCTCTGTGTAGGGTTAGTTTTATTAGTATGGAGTGCCGATCGATTGGTATATGGCGCTGCTGCACTGGCTAAAAATTTTGGTGTTGCGCCACTTGTTATCGGTATGACAATACTGGCAATGGGCTCTTCGGCACCCGAAATGATGGTTTCAGCGACCGCAGCACTTGCCGGTAAAACCGATACAGCGGTAGGTAATGTGCTTGGTTCTAACATCGCTAATATTGCACTAATCTTAGGTATAACGGCAATGTTGAAGCCGCTGTCGATCGGTTCAACCATTATTCGCCGTGAATTACCGCTAATGTTAGGCGTAACCGTTATTGCCGGCCTCTTGCTATGGGATAATTATTTAGGCCGCATGGAAGGCGCTTTTCTTGCCGTGCTTTTTGTCCTGTTTTTACTTGCTATGTTAAAAATCAGCAAGTCGAGCAAAAACGATCCTCTTGCTGAAGAGCAAGAAGCAGAGATCCCAACGGGCGTTAAAAACTCGTCAGCCATTATCTGGGTCTTTATAGGTCTAGGTTTACTGCTTTACTCTTCTGATATGGTAGTAGAGTCAGCCGTTGTTATTGCTAAACACTACGGCATGAGCGACTTAGTGATTGGTTTAACGATCATTGCTGTTGGTACCAGTTTGCCTGAGCTTGCCGCTTCTATCGCAAGTATTTACAAGGGCGAAGATGATATGGCGGTGGGTAATATCATCGGCTCTAATGTCTTTAATATTTTAGCTGTAATGGGTATACCAGGACTGCTGAATCCATCAGTATTAAGCCCTCTCGCGATGGGGCGTGATTTTTATGTCATGCTCGGACTGTCTGTATTGTTATTATTAATGGCATTAGGTAAACGTCGTCGAATCAATCGTGTTGAAGGCGGTATTTTGGTACTGTGCTTCATTGCTTACCAAGCTTACCTATTCTTAAATATTTCCGCATAA
- the mgtE gene encoding magnesium transporter, translating into MADVLEQDQTHQRLQEVNTALENGMFVHVRRLLQEMEPEDIAHLLEASPPKERQVLWQLTDPEEQGEILDELSEDVKDGIVSQMEPEKLAAVTEGMESDDVAYVLRSLPDERYQEVLAQMDSTDRHRIEKALAYPEDTAGGMMSTDFITIRGDVTADVVLRYLRMRGELPEATDALYVVDSNETLIGHLSLAALITTQPDIEIKDVMEDADEAIPVDMPDSEIANLFERRNWVSAPVVDQNNLLLGRITIDDVVDLIREEAEHSMMSMAGMDDDEDTFAPVLKSAKSRSIWLGVNVLTALAAASVSNMFENTLQQMATVAVLMTIVPSMGGVAGNQTVALVIRGLAVGHIGDTNTRWLLSKEARVGLINGFVWALIIGAVVVVWKGSFMLGAIMAGAMLANLFVAGVAGVLIPIGLKKLKIDPALAGGMALTTCTDIVGLMVFLGLATIFITP; encoded by the coding sequence ATGGCGGATGTATTAGAACAAGATCAAACCCATCAACGACTCCAAGAAGTTAATACTGCATTAGAAAATGGCATGTTTGTCCATGTTCGCCGACTCCTTCAAGAAATGGAGCCGGAAGATATTGCACATCTGTTGGAAGCCTCTCCTCCGAAAGAACGTCAAGTACTATGGCAACTGACCGATCCTGAAGAGCAAGGTGAAATCCTTGATGAACTATCTGAAGATGTAAAAGATGGTATCGTCTCGCAAATGGAGCCAGAGAAACTGGCTGCTGTGACCGAGGGGATGGAAAGCGATGATGTCGCTTATGTACTGCGTAGTCTTCCTGATGAACGTTATCAAGAAGTACTGGCGCAAATGGATAGCACTGACCGTCATCGTATCGAGAAAGCGCTCGCGTACCCTGAAGATACTGCTGGCGGTATGATGAGTACCGACTTCATCACTATTCGTGGTGATGTTACTGCAGATGTTGTCTTACGTTATTTACGTATGCGAGGCGAGTTACCTGAAGCGACAGATGCTTTATATGTCGTTGATAGCAACGAAACCTTAATAGGTCATTTATCTCTTGCAGCACTAATTACGACACAGCCTGATATTGAAATCAAAGATGTGATGGAAGATGCAGATGAAGCCATTCCTGTCGATATGCCTGACAGTGAAATCGCCAATTTGTTTGAACGTCGTAACTGGGTTTCAGCGCCTGTTGTCGATCAAAATAATCTATTACTTGGTCGTATTACTATCGATGACGTGGTCGATCTTATTCGTGAAGAAGCCGAACACTCAATGATGAGTATGGCGGGTATGGATGATGATGAAGATACCTTTGCGCCAGTTTTAAAATCAGCCAAAAGTCGTAGCATCTGGCTCGGTGTTAACGTTTTAACAGCATTAGCGGCAGCATCTGTTTCCAACATGTTTGAAAACACTTTACAACAGATGGCTACTGTTGCTGTATTGATGACTATCGTTCCCTCAATGGGCGGTGTCGCAGGTAACCAAACTGTTGCTCTGGTTATTCGTGGTTTAGCCGTTGGTCACATCGGTGATACCAACACCCGCTGGCTACTAAGTAAAGAGGCACGTGTTGGTTTAATTAATGGCTTTGTTTGGGCGTTAATTATCGGTGCGGTTGTCGTTGTTTGGAAAGGCAGCTTTATGCTGGGAGCAATAATGGCCGGCGCAATGCTCGCAAACTTATTTGTTGCCGGTGTTGCTGGTGTACTGATCCCTATTGGATTGAAAAAACTCAAGATCGATCCAGCATTAGCTGGCGGTATGGCATTAACGACGTGTACTGATATTGTCGGTTTAATGGTATTCCTTGGTCTTGCGACTATCTTCATTACCCCCTAA
- the ptsN gene encoding PTS IIA-like nitrogen regulatory protein PtsN, with protein MQLSHVLSLDCTKSAVPCSSKKRALELISEIAAAHLDQNPQPLFECMLNREKMGTTGIGNGIAIPHGRISNSDQAIAVLVQCQEPIDFDAIDNQPVDLLFALFVPEEQCKEHLKTLASMAEKLGNKQVCKQLRHATSDQELYHILTDES; from the coding sequence ATGCAACTTAGTCATGTATTGAGCCTGGACTGCACTAAAAGTGCAGTCCCTTGCTCCAGCAAAAAGCGCGCGCTAGAACTCATAAGTGAGATAGCTGCCGCTCATCTCGATCAAAACCCACAGCCACTATTCGAATGTATGCTCAATCGTGAAAAGATGGGCACTACAGGTATTGGTAATGGTATTGCGATCCCTCATGGCCGTATCAGTAACAGCGATCAAGCCATTGCCGTACTGGTTCAATGCCAAGAACCGATTGATTTTGACGCGATTGATAATCAGCCTGTTGATCTTCTGTTTGCGCTGTTTGTACCAGAAGAACAATGTAAAGAGCATTTAAAAACGCTTGCAAGCATGGCTGAAAAGCTAGGTAACAAGCAAGTATGTAAACAACTGCGTCATGCAACTAGCGATCAAGAGCTGTATCATATCCTTACCGATGAATCGTGA
- the lptB gene encoding LPS export ABC transporter ATP-binding protein, with product MAILKAEHLAKSYNGRKVVSDVSLEVESGKIVGLLGPNGAGKTTSFYMIVGLVARDEGVITIDGDDISLQPMHNRSRMGIGYLPQEASIFRRLSVYDNLMAVLQTRKELTKEERQDKAEDLLDEFNIQHIRNSLGQSLSGGERRRVEIARALAANPKFILLDEPFAGVDPISVIDIKKIIEHLRDRGLGVLITDHNVRETLDVCEHAYIVSQGQLIANGTPEHVLNDEHVKRVYLGDQFRL from the coding sequence ATGGCTATTCTAAAAGCAGAACACCTCGCAAAAAGCTATAACGGACGTAAAGTTGTTTCTGATGTTAGCCTTGAGGTTGAATCTGGAAAAATCGTCGGTCTATTAGGGCCTAACGGCGCAGGTAAAACGACATCGTTTTACATGATTGTAGGTTTAGTTGCACGAGATGAAGGTGTGATCACCATTGATGGTGACGATATAAGCCTACAACCCATGCATAACCGTTCACGTATGGGTATTGGTTATTTACCTCAAGAAGCATCGATTTTCCGCCGCTTAAGCGTTTACGATAACTTGATGGCAGTACTCCAGACGCGTAAAGAATTAACGAAAGAAGAGCGCCAGGATAAAGCAGAAGATTTATTGGATGAGTTTAACATCCAGCATATCCGTAACAGTCTTGGTCAATCATTATCAGGTGGTGAGCGACGCCGTGTTGAAATTGCACGTGCATTAGCCGCAAACCCTAAATTTATTTTACTTGATGAGCCATTTGCTGGTGTTGACCCCATCTCTGTGATCGACATCAAAAAGATCATTGAACACTTACGTGATCGTGGGCTTGGCGTCTTAATAACAGACCATAATGTAAGGGAAACACTTGATGTCTGTGAGCATGCGTATATCGTAAGTCAAGGACAGCTAATTGCGAACGGTACACCTGAGCATGTTCTAAACGATGAACATGTTAAGCGCGTTTACTTAGGTGACCAATTCCGCTTATAA
- the lptC gene encoding LPS export ABC transporter periplasmic protein LptC → MTLKRLLYVLLVIFCAWLGYNQLEQVWQKDHQVKPDDEKPMFIGNDISNTTFDPSGIRSYQIDSDHLEYFEKSGQTDFVKPVLWVFKEGKNAEWRISSNTATLDKNNVLNLHGNVRMFNLLPDSDIQVIKTDNLQLNIETQDFNTQDHVMITGPAFQNQGDGMTGNMKRKVAKLLKNVKSRYEPTEN, encoded by the coding sequence ATGACTTTAAAAAGGCTACTCTATGTACTTCTGGTAATATTTTGTGCATGGTTAGGCTACAACCAACTTGAACAAGTATGGCAAAAAGATCATCAAGTAAAACCTGATGACGAAAAGCCGATGTTCATTGGTAACGATATCAGTAATACAACCTTTGATCCTTCAGGTATTCGTAGTTATCAAATCGATTCAGATCATCTTGAATACTTTGAGAAAAGTGGTCAGACCGATTTTGTAAAACCTGTATTATGGGTATTTAAAGAAGGTAAAAATGCAGAGTGGCGGATCAGTTCCAATACCGCTACCTTAGATAAAAATAATGTACTGAACCTTCATGGTAATGTTCGTATGTTTAACTTATTACCTGATTCAGATATCCAAGTGATCAAAACAGATAACTTGCAATTGAATATTGAAACTCAAGATTTTAATACTCAAGACCATGTCATGATTACAGGCCCTGCCTTCCAAAACCAAGGTGATGGTATGACTGGTAATATGAAACGTAAAGTCGCTAAACTCTTAAAAAATGTGAAAAGCAGATATGAACCGACTGAAAACTAG
- a CDS encoding RNA polymerase factor sigma-54, with protein sequence MKTSLQLKLGQQLAMTPQLQQAIRLLQLSTLDLQQEIQEALDGNPLLELEENEDLSTNDDKAATESSTDDASDNIDDIESFDTADVIDTNEMPEELPVDTTWDDVYSAGTGSTGIALDDDIPAYQGETTESLQDYLMWQVQLTPFSETDLAIATAIIDAVDEKGYLSCSAEDILDSFDDDELELDEVEAVLKRVQQFDPLGVASRNLQECLLLQLATYPKDTQWLTEAKMLLSEHIALLGNRDYRQLMRETKLKEADLKAVMALIHSLDPRPGNRVINSDTEYVVPDVSVFKDHGKWVVTINPDSVPRIKVNEQYAALSKNTRNSADSQFIRTHLQDAKWLIKSLESRNETLLKVARCIVEHQQDFFEYGEEAMKPMVLNDIALAVEMHESTISRVTTQKYMHTPRGIFELKYFFSSHVSTDNGGECSSTAIRALVKKLVAAENQAKPLSDSKIATLLAEQGIMVARRTIAKYRESLGIPPSNQRKRLI encoded by the coding sequence ATGAAAACTTCTCTCCAGCTTAAGCTAGGCCAACAACTGGCCATGACGCCGCAGCTACAGCAAGCTATTCGCCTGCTGCAGTTATCTACTTTGGATCTCCAACAGGAAATTCAAGAAGCCCTAGATGGAAATCCATTGCTAGAGCTGGAAGAAAATGAAGATCTTTCGACAAACGATGATAAAGCTGCGACAGAATCTTCAACAGACGATGCCTCTGACAATATTGATGATATTGAAAGCTTTGACACCGCCGATGTTATCGATACCAATGAAATGCCAGAAGAACTTCCCGTCGATACGACTTGGGATGATGTTTATAGCGCAGGAACAGGCAGTACAGGTATTGCACTTGACGACGATATTCCTGCCTATCAAGGGGAAACCACAGAATCGTTACAAGACTATCTAATGTGGCAAGTACAGCTAACCCCATTTAGTGAAACGGATCTTGCCATTGCAACGGCTATCATTGATGCCGTTGATGAAAAAGGATATTTATCCTGCTCTGCAGAAGATATTCTCGATAGTTTTGATGATGATGAACTTGAGTTAGATGAAGTTGAAGCGGTATTAAAACGCGTACAACAATTTGACCCTCTCGGTGTCGCTTCTCGCAATTTACAAGAATGTTTGTTACTTCAACTGGCGACCTACCCAAAAGATACCCAGTGGCTCACTGAAGCCAAAATGCTGCTGTCTGAACATATTGCTCTTTTAGGCAATCGTGATTACCGACAGCTCATGCGTGAAACCAAACTAAAAGAAGCTGATTTAAAAGCCGTGATGGCGTTGATCCATTCTCTCGATCCTCGTCCTGGCAATCGTGTTATTAATTCAGATACCGAATATGTGGTGCCAGATGTCTCTGTATTTAAAGATCACGGTAAATGGGTCGTCACGATCAACCCAGACAGCGTGCCACGCATTAAAGTTAATGAACAATACGCTGCATTGAGCAAAAACACCCGTAATAGTGCTGATAGCCAGTTTATTCGCACCCATCTGCAAGATGCTAAATGGCTGATAAAAAGCTTAGAAAGTCGAAATGAAACATTACTCAAAGTTGCTCGCTGCATTGTCGAACATCAGCAAGACTTCTTTGAATATGGCGAAGAAGCGATGAAACCTATGGTCTTAAATGATATCGCCCTTGCCGTAGAAATGCATGAATCCACCATATCTCGAGTCACAACGCAAAAATACATGCATACACCTCGAGGTATTTTTGAATTGAAATACTTCTTCTCAAGTCATGTCAGTACGGATAACGGTGGCGAATGCTCGTCTACTGCAATCCGCGCACTGGTGAAGAAACTTGTTGCAGCAGAAAACCAAGCGAAGCCATTAAGTGACAGCAAAATTGCGACACTATTGGCCGAACAAGGCATTATGGTAGCAAGGCGAACTATCGCTAAGTATCGTGAATCCTTAGGTATTCCGCCGTCGAATCAGCGAAAACGTCTAATCTAG